From a single Schistosoma mansoni, WGS project CABG00000000 data, supercontig 0144, strain Puerto Rico, whole genome shotgun sequence genomic region:
- a CDS encoding nucleoside diphosphate hydrolase, putative, with amino-acid sequence MSNRRFLNSDGKSCPKWIPVACSCLLHLSGLDGVFLTRRPWHMRSYPGVWVPPGGHCEANEPIQDTAFRELTEELGLHSYGKEKNVMNECTIKPLCSWEASYPSRLDTAIGKSTISPKSHHIVIYYSVNWSRSSTPVLDPDDVHSYLPQFNLEVNEVCAAVWLPRPVLNKLSDDWKAFEKHFQNQSTINNSEYVYPELSTMPSTFQIDNDQTAVWYWGVNSLDWQSVPVNQLICGLTSSRNPTISPSASPKSEVANGPSPVTLGTLYAISHWLSLTSI; translated from the exons ATGTCTAATCGACGCTTCCTAAACTCAGATGGGAAATCTTGTCCCAAATGGATTCCTGTGGCTTGCTCCTGCCTTCTGCATTTATCTGGACTAGATGGTGTGTTTCTCACTCGCAGACCGTGGCATATGCGATCTTATCCGGGTGTCTGGGTACCTCCTGGAGGTCATTGTGAAGCTAATGAACCTATTCAG GACACCGCATTTCGTGAACTCACAGAAGAGTTAGGATTGCATTCGTATGGAAAAGAAAAGAATGTAATGAATGAATGTACTATTAAACCACTTTGTTCATGGGAAGCTTCATATCCTTCTCGTTTAGATACAGCAATCGGAAAGTCTACTATCTCTCCTAAATCTCATCATATAGTTATATATTACTCTGTTAATTGGTCTCGTTCTTCAAC ACCTGTTTTAGATCCAGATGATGTTCACTCATACTTACCACAATTTAATCTTGAAGTAAATGAAGTATGTGCAGCTGTTTGGCTCCCAAGACCTGTTCTTAATAAATTAAGTGATGATTGGAAAGCATTTGAGAAACATTTTCAAAATCAGTCTACAATCAATAATTCAGAATATGTTTATCCCGAGTTATCAACTATGCCATCCACTTTCCAGATTGATAATGATCAAACAGCAGTTTG GTACTGGGGAGTAAATTCTCTTGATTGGCAATCGGTACCCGTGAATCAACTTATCTGTGGACTAACATCAAGTCGCAACCCAACTATTTCACCCAGCGCCAGCCCCAAATCTGAAGTTGCTAATGGGCCTAGTCCTGTAACACTGGGGACGTTGTATGCTATAAGTCATTGGCTTTCATTAACCAGTATCTGA